ACGCCGAATAGGGGAAGCGCGAGCAGGCACAGAGTCCAGTTGCGTATAGAAGAATGTCTGCTACACATGTCGTGCATGGAAGATCCTTTCGTAAGAAAGTCCGGTAGACGTACATAGTATAATCCAGAGTGCCTGGCGTGAGGAATGGGTGGCAGGGTAGCTGCGACAAGAGCCGATGTGCATGGTATGGTGTTTTCATACAGGAGAGTCTTATGGCTACAGTGATGGTTCGAATGCAGGCGGTGGGTCTGTTGATGTTGGCTCTCTGCGCGGCCGGTCCTGTTTTGGCCGAAGAGTCGCAGGGGGTGATGGAACGGGTTGAAACGACGGCGAAGCGCGTCGGTCAGAAAATTGAGGATAAGACCAAAGCCGTCGTGAAGAAAGTCGAAGAGAAACATATCGGCGACAAGATCGAACAGAAGCTGAAGAAGGCGGCCAGCAAGACTGCTGAAGGGTTTGAAAAGGCGGGCAAGAAGATCGAGCAGAAACTCAGCAACTAGTGCCCCGCTCCTCCTACTACGAGACGGTCCCGCTCGTTACTTCTTGCGAAACCCGAAAAAAGTCCCGGCTCCTGCCGCTCCGGCGGAGGGAAGATAGCCGGAGAGAAACTGCTTCAGCCCTTCAGCGCCACGCTGGAGAGCGGCCATGCTGTGCATGATCTGTGTCTCAATCGCGCTCCAGTCCAGATCTACCCACCCCGTCCCTTTGAGGACGGCGAGACCGGCGAAGATCCCACCGACGACCAGGGCGGCCATCTTCAAGAATCGACGGAATGCCCATCCGATGAAAAACCCGCCGATGTAGCTGCCACCCAGTTGTGCAAAAACTGGTGAGTCGGCATAGTCGGCGACCCATGCGGCAAGCCCTGCCGCCATCGTGGCGCCTGCCGCTACCACGGAATTTGCGCGCCAGGGCGCATCGGCTAAAAGCGCCGACGCTATTCCCTGAGAGGACGGCTCTGGCTGTTGATCCTGATCGATGTCCATACAATAACGGGGCTACAGGTGACCGCCGGCGAAGGTGTCGCAGGATTTTGGGTCACCGGTTTCCAGGCCCTTTCGGAGCCAAGCCGTGCGTTGTTCTGAGGAGCCGTGGGTCCAGCTTTCCGGTTGTACCTGGCCCCGCGACATTTTTTGGAGTCGGTCGTCTCCGATGGCAGAGGCGGCTCGTAGTCCTTCTTCGAAGTCGCCTGGTTCGATCAGGTTCCGATCGCGTTTGGCATGATGTCCCCATACACCGGCGAAGCAATCGGCTTGCAGTTCCATGCGGACGGACAGCGCGTTGCCTTCTGTTTCTGAGCCTTGCCGCTGAAGCCGATGCACGGTTGCTGCGATGCCCAGCAGGTTTTGGACATGGTGTCCGACTTCATGTGCAATGACGTAGGCCTGTGCAAAATCTCCCGGTGCGCCGAGACGTTGAGACATTTCATTGAAAAATGACAGGTCGAGGTAGAGTCTGTGGTCGCCGGGGCAATAGAAGGGGCCGACGGCTGACGAGCTGGTGCCGCAAGCCGACTGCACCGCGCCGGAAAAGAGCACCATGCGAGGGTTTTCGTACCCCTGTCCAAGCAGTCCAGTCCAGGTCGTTTCTGTATCGGCGAGGACGACCGAGGCGAACTTGCCAAGCTGATCGCTGGGGGCTCCGATGCGGCCTGGCTCAGAGGATGTCGATGACTCCGTCATGTTCTGCACGCCATCGAGCATGTTGAGGAGGGTGAGGGGATTGGTCCCGGTGAAATAGCTGACGGCAAGGACGAGGATGATGCCGCCGATGCCGAGCCCGCCCACGCCTCCGACCCTCGCCGGACTCATTCCGCGGCGGTCTTCGACATTCGTGCTTTCCCGTTGTCCTTCCCAGCGCATAAGGATCTCCTGACTCGTATGAGTCGGTATCGAGCGGACTATTTAGGCCGGTTCTCTTTCCATCGATTGGATGAACTTGTCGGCTTCAGCGATGGAGCGGTTCATGTCCTTGACGAGCTGATCGACATGGGTGTCGACGTTCACCAACTTGCGCTTGATCGCGGCCAGCGCGCGTCTCAACAGTGGTATCTCAGTGAGAGAAATTTAGCCAATTCCTACGCAATGATTCTGAAGACCGATCGCGTGATGCATCATAACCGAAGCAGGGAAGCGGGGGGAAGGCCTCAATCGACGCGTAAGATTAGTGTTTGATTGCACTGAGGGGCCTGGGAGGAGGTGCCCACGCTGGTGAGCACCTCCTGAAAGCCGATGGTTACCGAGAGGCAGACGAACCGGTTTCTACTTGACTGGCAATTTGTTTGAGGTCTTTCGGGTAGAGCACGATTTCGATGCGGCGGTTGGATGAACGGCCTTCTTCCGAGTCGTTTGCCGCGATGGGACGGGTGTCCGCGTAGCCGACGGCAGAGAGGTACTGGCGGTCTACTCCACCCTGATCGATCAGATAATGTACGACGGTCGTGGCCCGCGCCGTGGAGAGTTCCCAGTTGGTCTTAAAGCGGTCTTGTAGTTTTGAACTGATGGGCACATTGTCGGTGTGGCCTTCAATCCTGATCTGTTTGTCCGTGACCGTTTTCAATACATCGGCGACTTGCTTGAGTACTTTGATGCCTGCCGGTTTGACCTGTGCCTGGCCGGAATCGAACAAGACGCGATCGACCATATTGATCGTAAGACGGTCGCGTACCTGCTGAATTGTGATATTCCCCTTCGCGATTTCATCTTGAAGCGACTTGGAGAGTTCCTCCTGTGTACGGGTCAACCGTTTGACTTCCTCTTCTTTCGCCAGCCGTTCTTGTTCCAGCCGAGCCTTGTCCGCTTCTCCGGCTTTCAGCCGCTCGCGTTCCTGCTCCAAACTGGCTGTCAGCTGGGACTTCTGTTGCTGTAGCAGGTCGTGTTCTTTTGCCAGCCGAGCCTTCTCCTCTTCTCCAACTTTCAGCCGTTGGCGCTCCTGTTCTAACGTGGCGGCGAGTTGTGATTGCTCCTGCCGTAGTTGCTCGCGCTCCTTCGCAATGCGGGCTGCGTTGGCTTCGAGTTCAGCCGCGCGCTTTTGGAGTTTGGCAATTTCCCCCTGGGCCGAGGCCGTTCCGCTGGTGAGTTCTTGCTTGTCTTTTTCCAAGGCGCTGACTTGCGCCGATTCGTCCATCAGTTTTTTTTGGAGGGCATCGATCTGTCCCCGTACGTCTCCCAACTCGTTGCCGAGTTGGCCGTTGTCTCTTTCCAGTCCATCAAGTTTTGACTGGAGCGCTCCCGATCGCGCTTCGAGGCCCGCTCGTTCCTTCGCCAGCTCGGCGGCCTGTTGTTCGGCGGCTTTTCGTTGAGTGGCTTCCTGGTCCAGATTCTGTTGCAGCCCGGCTAATTGCTGCTGGAGCTGATCGGCCTGTGCCTGAGATTTTTTCTTGAGCGCGTCCAGGTCTGCGGCTTGCTGGACGGCTATTTTCTTCGCGGCCTCCAGCTCGGTGAGCGTTTTGGTATGGGTCTCCGTGCTCACGCAGCCTCCCACGGCTATCGCACAGAGCATGGCCCATGCAGGGGCCTGAAGCAGCCTGGCTCGATTAGTCAACAGTCGTTGCATGATTTCCTACTGTGAATGATGGCGGACTGAGTCTTGAGGAGGGGAGCAAGCACAATGCCTGATCGTGCGGAATATGCGTAAAGATAACCGCTCATTTCTTATGGAGTTAACGTGGGGATGGTCGCTTGGGGGCAAGTGATCGCCAGAAGACTGAAGCATGGCGCTGCAATCGCTGTAGGGTTTTCCCTGCAATCAGTGAATGTCGATCGCGCGCGCCGATTGATTGAAACGGGGTAGGAATTTGGTTGTGTGTGTACTGAATGCACGGCTGCAGGTGGGGCGCAGCCGTAACTGCGCCCCAGAGCAGAACTTACTTTCCGCCCATGTCCTTCTTCTCGTCCTTCTTCTTATCGTCGTCCGCCTTGCTGCTGGTCGTATCCTTCTTTTCCTTCTGCTCTGCAGGGGTTGGTTCTGCAGCGAAGGTCATGGGAACGCCGAATCCAACGGCCAGAAATGCGGCTAACACCACCATATGTGCAAAACGAGTCATGATAAAACCTCCTTGTGAATATGAAAGTGAAGGATGCACTGCAGGGGGTATAGAGCAAGTGTGGTGCCGGGAGGGGAGCCGTTCCCTATCTGCCATGATTATTCAGCGATTAGGAGCTTCCGGGTATGGAGGGAGATGTCTGGGGAAACTACGTAGCCTCTGAAAATGGAGTATGTCCTGTAGGGAGGTTCCTGCAATCATACAGTTAGGGGAGTTGTAAAAGGGGGAGGAGCATCGTCGCCTGCACGTTGTGCTGTTGAGGATGGTTGACTATAGTAGTCCAAGTCTTCGTTTCGCCTCATGCATATGCCGACCATTCGCACAATTGCCTTCAACAAGCCCTACGGGGTATTGCCCTGCTTTACCGATTCCGAGGGACGGCCGACCTTGGCCGATTACGTCGATTTGCCAGGTGTTTATGCCGCCGGACGTCTCGATCTGGATAGTGAAGGGCTGTTGCTTCTGACGTCCGATGGAACGTTGGCGCACCACATCACAGACCCGCAGCATAAGTTGCCGAAACTGTACCTTGCGCAGGTGGAACGTGTCCCGAATGAGGAAGCGTTGGAACAGTTGCGAAAGGGCGTGCTGCTGAACGGTAAGAACACCAGACCTGCTGAAGCACGGCTGCTGCTGGATGATCCGCAGTTACCCGATCGCCCTGTGCCGATCCGTTTCCGTAAAAATGTGCCGACTGCCTGGGTGGAGATCACGTTACGCGAGGGGTTGAACCGGCAGGTTCGGCGTATGACCGCAGCCGTGGGGCACCCGACTCTGAGACTTGTGCGGGTTGCGATCGGACCGATTCTGCTGGGCGACCTCGAGTCAGGCCAATGGCGGGATCTGACGAATGATGAGATTGTGCAAATCTATTCTATGGCCCGTCACCGTTGAATGCGGAAGGGCTCAATGAGCGGAATGACTACGGGAGTGAGAAGAGGAATTTGTTGTAGGTGTGAGTGGAGGCCTCGGCAAGTTCGTTAATGAATAGCAGTCTTGGTTGTGGCAGACTGAACAGGAGGGTGAGAATTGTTCAGATTCTCCTCAGGCCATTCAGGGAGGTACAGCATGGGGTGTGACATGAGAGGGGCGAGGAGGGCGTTGGCACTCGGGCTCGCCCTTGGATGGGCGACGATATTAGCGGTGGTGGCCGAAGGCGCGAATCACGGGCCCTTGCCTTTTACAGAATTGCGGCAGATCAAGAAATTTGTGTCTATGGAGGTGCAGACTCACGGCACTGCTGAGAAGATTGGGCTCAAGAGCGGAGAGCTGACTGATGTGACGCGATTGGCGTTTCTTAAAAATTTTCCAGGGGTTGCGCTTGAAGTATCGAGTGGCCCCGCTCAGGATGGGACAGAACGGCTGAGTCAGCTTGGGTTTCTCACCTGTGAGGTATGGACTGTCGGTGAAGAGTATATTGTCGCCTATCATGTGGATTGCAACGCGGGGTCGTATTTCATGCCCATGACACCCGGCAGTCTCTGGAATCGGTCCATTCTCGGGTATGGGCCAAAAGATGACGTCTCAGCGGAGATTCGCAAGGGGCTCCGCGGGATGATCGAACAGTTTGCCACAAGCTTTTTCAAGGTCAGGGGTGGCGATCCCCTGCCATAGCCCAGGGAGCGTGGTCCAGGCATGGGCCTGGAAGTCACGTAGGATCCGCTTGCGATTCATGCCACAAGCTCTATGTGTTCTTTGCCGGTTCTTGCTCCACAGAGGGCCCCTCCGGCACCTCTTTTTCTTTCGTTGCAAATCTGGAAAGTCTGGCGGTGCTCGGGTAGTCTCACTCCACGATTCTGTTCTCCTTCAGTGGACCTAAGATGTATATGTAACTCCCCTTCATCCAATGACCATCAAGTTCATCACCATATATGCTGTGGGCTTCTGTCTGGCCATGGCTCTCCTGGGCTGTCAGTCCGGTGAAGTACGGCGGCAGAGTAGTTCTGGCTGCGCTGAGCTTGAGCAGGACCTCGACTTGTCGAAACGAATCGCCAGGTTAAACCTGCTGTCGGAGGCCTTCACGGCACAATGCGACGATCTCGTGGTTCGGTACGGGGCCCAAGCCCGATCGCAGTTCCGGCACAAGGCGTTTTCAGTCACGAGGGAAGCGGCAAATGTGTTCGTCCCGGACGGAATGTTCATTGAGTATATATCGGAGAGTTATGAGCGGGGATACCTCAGTATTCTCATGGCCGCAAGCTACATGAGAATGCAAAAGTCCGAGGAGGCGAAAGTTGAACTGAGAGATTTAGATCATGAGTTATTCGCGCCGATCTACAACTACGGAGAGGACCCGGTCAATCTGCTTCTCTCGGCGGTCTTATGGGAACAGCTGGGGGAGATCGGCGAAGCTCGCGTGGACTGGTTGAGGCTCCGCGACCTGCCGCGCCTGACCAAGCAAGAGGATGAGGGGCTTCGTCGGTTTGCCGGCGAACGCGTCAGTCGTATCGACAGTGGCGAAGGTGCTGAGGCTTCTTGGCTGGTCTACAGGGTGGGACGGTTTCCTCAGCTCGATTGGGATCTGCAATTTTCAAGTTCCGCCAGCGGCTACTTTTCGATCACACCACGGCAACCCTTCATCGCATCCTGCGCATCGGATACCGGACTGCGGCTGTCGACTGAAAGTTGGTTCAATAAAGTGGCGATCCGCCATAGCCATGCGTACCACCCGCTTCTCAACGTACAGACGTGGATTCGGTTGCCGATTGGTCTGACGTACAGCCTGGTCCCTTTGGCGGCAGGAGCCGGTCTCATGGTCGGGGGCTGTATGCTCGATGCAGCCGGTGATGGCAAAGGGGCACTCTGTCAGCTCTCGCTGATCGGGGGAGTGGCCTTGATGCGCACTGCGCCGGCGGTGATGGAGGGCGCGCTGAAGCCGGATTTGCGGCATTGGGACGATGTGCCGGCAGCATTTGTGGTGACCAGAACCTCAACTCCAGAGTTGGAGCCCTGTTTAGCGAATCTTGGAGCTACTGTTCAACGACTTTGGCAAGAGTGATTTTCCTGCGTGCGCTTGGGGAAGTATTCAGAGGTTTGTTCGTTCAGCAGATCGCCGTAACTTAGGTTGCACGAACATAACCCTGCCGTCCGCGGCTTTCCTCAAGACGGCACATTAACGCTACCCAAGATATCAGGCGCGTAAGAGCTGCGCAGAGCGTTGGTATCGAGCCATTTTGGCAGGGCTAGGTTGAGTGGGTTCTTAGGGCTGATCCCGAAGCACGAAGTATTTTTTTAGCCGATGGAATCCACGTCGGCAATAATCGTGTGCAACCCGCTCGCTCCTGCTGGTTGTGGCCGGACAATTTCTGCAATCTGCAACTGCCCCTTCGTGTCCGTAGCTCGCACGACAGTTTGAAACTTGCCCCGCTTGGGCGGCTGCCAGGTGTAGTTCCAGATGACCCAGGAGTAGGGCGACATGGGCGGTTCAATCGTACATTCGTTCCACGTGCGGCCTGCATCAAAGCTCAATTCCACTTTGTTAATTGAGTTGGGTCCGCCGAAGGCGATGCCGCGAAAGAGTTGTTCGTGGCCACGGATCGTTTGGTAATGGCCTGGGCTGTCGATACGTGAGAATATCTTGATAGTGCCGTCGTCCGTCCAGCCCTTGCGCTGCCAGTAGCCTTTGTAGTCTCCAGGATAGACTTCAATCTCCGTGATCCACTTGACGTTTTTAATCCCGTAGAGCCCTGGCACGATCAGCCGAATCGGAAACCCATGTTCTTTGGGCAGCTTTTCGCCGTTCATGAGAAATGCCAGCATGACGTCGTCTTGCATGGCGCGAGTGAAGGGGATGCTGTCGTCGTAGCCGTCGATGCCGCGGAAGATCACGTCGCGCGCGGTGTCTTCGTCGGCGCCGGCCTCTTGCAAGAGTTTCTTGAGTGAGATCCCGCGCCATGTCGCGGTGCCCATGCTGTCGCCGCCGGGAAGTGTGTCGATGCACATGAGGGTGGAGACTTGATTGTAGGAGTCACGGTTTAAGATATCCCGCCAGCCCAGCGCCAGCGGTGTTGTCACTTCCCCTTTGACGCGAACTTTCCATTGCTCGATATCGACGTCTCGCGTCATGGAGACAGCGCTGTCGGCATAGTTCACGACATAGAATTTTGCGTTGGGTGTGAAATAGGTGGTGTCGCGAGAAGGAATGGCAAACATGCGGCCGAAGACGGAGCCTACAGCGTCGCAGCCGCCGGTTAACGCAGCGACCGTCCCAAGTCCGGTGGCCTTCAGCAATGTTCGACGTGAGAACGGCATACAGCCTCCGATCAGAGTTCGGATCTTCGATATTATGGTACGGGGATATATGCGACCGCAATGATCTCTTCTCGTTGAGGTCGGCGCAGCTCTAGCTGCCCACTGTTGATGGACGCACTTGGGTGGCAGGTCAATGAGGTTCAGTCTTCTGGCTCGATAGGGTATGGAGGGGGGAACGTCCGTGGAAAGACATCCGGAGCGTTATTTCCTGAAGCCGAGTCCGCGCAATAAGAATAGGCGGGGGATTCATTGCACCGTAGCGTACGGATTATTGGACGCACGAGTGTGAAAGCTAGGTATATACCTACATGTATTTCTCAATTTTAGGGAAATAGGTCTTGCCGGATGCAGGAATGGGCAAGATGTCGTTAAAGTTTCATTTACGTGCATCAGATCGAGTAGATGTGGTGGTGATTTCCTGAAGGATGTCGAGAATGTGTGACGCGCGATGATGCATGGATAAAGGGGATTCGTAGTATTCGATAATTATTTCATCAGACATGTAAATGATGCTTGACTCTCAGGGGGGGGCTTTGCTATCTTCCCACCTGTTCGCAGGGTGCTTGTGCTTCTTGCCTCGGTAGCCGCGTGCGAGTGTTGCGGTGAGGGCATGCGGTTTTAGGGAATACCCAACCATTAAATTTGGTAAAAGGGTCCCTTGACACGCTTCGGTGCACAGAGTATAGTGCACGGCTCGCGTGACAGGTGCTTTCGCTCTTTGACAACTGAATAGAGAATGTTGAGCAATGGTGTAAGTGTATTGAAGTGGTGGCCCTTGGTCCAAATTCTAAGAACACCTTTATGAGAGTTTGATCCTGGCTCAGAATGAACGCTGGCGGCGCGCCTAATACATGCAAGTCGAGCGAGAAGACGTAGCAATACGTTTGTAAAGCGGCGAACGGGTGAGGAATACATGGGTAACCTACCCTAGAGTGGGGAATAACTAGCCGAAAGGTTAGCTAATACCGCGTACGCTTCTTGGACTTCGGTTCAGGGAGGAAAGCGCTACCGAGGGTAGCGCGCTCTTGGATGGGCTCATGTCCTATCAGCTAGTTGGTGAGGTAATGGCTCACCAAGG
This window of the Nitrospirota bacterium genome carries:
- a CDS encoding molybdopterin-dependent oxidoreductase — translated: MPFSRRTLLKATGLGTVAALTGGCDAVGSVFGRMFAIPSRDTTYFTPNAKFYVVNYADSAVSMTRDVDIEQWKVRVKGEVTTPLALGWRDILNRDSYNQVSTLMCIDTLPGGDSMGTATWRGISLKKLLQEAGADEDTARDVIFRGIDGYDDSIPFTRAMQDDVMLAFLMNGEKLPKEHGFPIRLIVPGLYGIKNVKWITEIEVYPGDYKGYWQRKGWTDDGTIKIFSRIDSPGHYQTIRGHEQLFRGIAFGGPNSINKVELSFDAGRTWNECTIEPPMSPYSWVIWNYTWQPPKRGKFQTVVRATDTKGQLQIAEIVRPQPAGASGLHTIIADVDSIG
- a CDS encoding OmpA family protein, with the protein product MQRLLTNRARLLQAPAWAMLCAIAVGGCVSTETHTKTLTELEAAKKIAVQQAADLDALKKKSQAQADQLQQQLAGLQQNLDQEATQRKAAEQQAAELAKERAGLEARSGALQSKLDGLERDNGQLGNELGDVRGQIDALQKKLMDESAQVSALEKDKQELTSGTASAQGEIAKLQKRAAELEANAARIAKEREQLRQEQSQLAATLEQERQRLKVGEEEKARLAKEHDLLQQQKSQLTASLEQERERLKAGEADKARLEQERLAKEEEVKRLTRTQEELSKSLQDEIAKGNITIQQVRDRLTINMVDRVLFDSGQAQVKPAGIKVLKQVADVLKTVTDKQIRIEGHTDNVPISSKLQDRFKTNWELSTARATTVVHYLIDQGGVDRQYLSAVGYADTRPIAANDSEEGRSSNRRIEIVLYPKDLKQIASQVETGSSASR
- a CDS encoding DUF2959 family protein; this encodes MRRALAAIKRKLVNVDTHVDQLVKDMNRSIAEADKFIQSMEREPA
- a CDS encoding pseudouridine synthase; translation: MHMPTIRTIAFNKPYGVLPCFTDSEGRPTLADYVDLPGVYAAGRLDLDSEGLLLLTSDGTLAHHITDPQHKLPKLYLAQVERVPNEEALEQLRKGVLLNGKNTRPAEARLLLDDPQLPDRPVPIRFRKNVPTAWVEITLREGLNRQVRRMTAAVGHPTLRLVRVAIGPILLGDLESGQWRDLTNDEIVQIYSMARHR
- a CDS encoding FUN14 domain-containing protein; the encoded protein is MDIDQDQQPEPSSQGIASALLADAPWRANSVVAAGATMAAGLAAWVADYADSPVFAQLGGSYIGGFFIGWAFRRFLKMAALVVGGIFAGLAVLKGTGWVDLDWSAIETQIMHSMAALQRGAEGLKQFLSGYLPSAGAAGAGTFFGFRKK
- a CDS encoding neutral zinc metallopeptidase — protein: MRWEGQRESTNVEDRRGMSPARVGGVGGLGIGGIILVLAVSYFTGTNPLTLLNMLDGVQNMTESSTSSEPGRIGAPSDQLGKFASVVLADTETTWTGLLGQGYENPRMVLFSGAVQSACGTSSSAVGPFYCPGDHRLYLDLSFFNEMSQRLGAPGDFAQAYVIAHEVGHHVQNLLGIAATVHRLQRQGSETEGNALSVRMELQADCFAGVWGHHAKRDRNLIEPGDFEEGLRAASAIGDDRLQKMSRGQVQPESWTHGSSEQRTAWLRKGLETGDPKSCDTFAGGHL